CCTCGCTGGCGCCGCGCGCGCACGGGCTGCGCAGGGTGGCGCTGCCGTACATGGAGGATCTGTACGAGGCGACCCACCAGCACGTCCTGCTGGCCGTACGGGACGGCACGGACGCGTTGCTCGTCGAGCGGCTGTCGGCCCACACCGCCATCGACGTGCTGTACCGGGTGGGCGGCCGGCTGCCGCTGCACTCCACGGGCGTCGGTCTGGTGCTGCTGGCGCACGCCGGACCCGACTTCCAGGACGAGATCCTCGCGCGGGCCCTGACGCACGAGCCGGAGGGCGTGCCGCTGTCCTCCGCCGCGCTACGGCGTTCCCTCGCCGAGATCCGCAGCACCGGGGTGGCCGTCGTCAACCGCGCGGAGCCCGTCCCGCTGCACGCCGTGGCGGCACCCGTGCGAGGGGCCGACGGGGAGGTCGTCGCGGCGCTGTCGGTCGTCGTACCGGCCGGCCACGCGGAGCCCCGCGTGCTCGCCCCGGCTCTGCGCGCGACGGCCCGGGCCCTGTCCCGCAGCCTCGGCGCCGTCACGGCCCCGCCGGCTCCGGCGCAGGGCGGCCTCCGCCGACGGCAGTGAAGCCCGGAGCGCATCCCCGGCGAGGCAACGTCGTCGCCCCCCGCCCTGGGACTCGGCGGGGGGGGCGACGGTGGCGGTGCGGCTCGGTCGGGAGGCCGTCAGGAGGCGGGGGCCCCGTCGCTCTCCGCCGGATCCCGCGGTGCCGGGATGAACAGGGACACCGCCAGCGCCGCCAGCAGGATCAGCGCTCCGGTCCAGAAGACCCAGGTGTAGCCGGCGTCCAGGTAGAAGGCGGTGCCCTTCAGAACCGTGCTGTGCGCGGCGAGGACGGCGAAGCACACGGCGGGGACGACCGTGCCGAAGAAGTTGAAGAGCATCTGCATCAGGCCGCTGCCCTGCCCCTGCTCCTCCACCGAGACCACGCCGAGGACCAGCACGGGAGCGATGGAGACGATGAGTCCGGTGCCGAGGTTGGCCAGACACGCCGTCAGGACGAGCTCGGTGGCATCGGCGTGGAAGAGGCCCATCAGCCCGTATCCCGCCGCGCCCAGCCCCAGTCCGACCCCCCACAGCAGGCGGGCGTCGGCCTTGCGCAGCAGCCGGCCGGCGGCGAATCCGGTGCCCAGCATGACCAGGTTCCAGGTCAGACCGATCCGCGCGTTGTGCGTGCTGGTCCAGCCCAGTCCGTCGGAGACCCCGGGGATGGCGGGGTAGAGGGCCAGCAGGATGCCCATGGAGGCCATCGCCAGCGCGGTGGCCTGGCCCACGGCCGCGGCGCTCACGGTCAGCGCGACCGGCCGCCGGCCGAGCACGCGCAGATCGAGGATCGGATGGGCGCTGTTGCGCTCGACGAGGACGAAGGCGACGAGCGCCAGCAGTCCGCCGGCCGTCCAGCCGAGGGTCGCACCGCTGGTCCAGCCCCAGCTCCCTCCCTGGCCGACCGCGTAGACCACGGCCGTCAGGCCGCCGCCGAGCAGCGTTCCGCCCAGCCAGTCGAAGCCGTTCTGGAAGTCGTGCCGCGGGGTCTCGGGCACCAGCAGGGCCACCAGGACGAACGCCACCGCGGTCGCCCCGGCGATGAACCACAGCGCGGCCCGGTAACCCCCGGCGTCGATCAGCCAACCGGCGAGCAACGGCCCCACCACACCCACCAGACCCATGCTGCCGCCGAGGATCGCGCTGGCCTGCTTCACCATCCGGGCGGGGAAGAGGTCACGCACGGCGGGGAAGGACAGGGCGGCGAACGGGGCGTAACAAGCGGCGATGCCCCGGCCGACCAGCAGCAGCCAGAAGCTGCCCGCCATGGCCGCGACGATGTCGCCGACGACCCCGAGGCCGATCATGGCGAGCATGATCCGCCGCCGTCCGTAGCGGTCACCCGCCTTGATGACGAACGGGATGAGCAGGGTCGACACCATGGTGACGATCAGCGAGAACCAGGCGACCTGGGTGGTGTGGAAGCGTTGCGCGATGTCGGCCGTCGTGTTGGCCGTGACGATGCCGGCGACGGCCAGCAGCTGCGTCGGCCAGATCAGGGCCACCAGCAAGGCCACCAGCCGGCGGTTCCAGCGTTCGGAGGTCCGGGCGGACGATGCCGTGAGCGAGGGGCCTGGAGACGTCGATGTCACGCAGCCGCTCCTTTCGCGAGCCGGGCGGGAAGGGCAGAACGCTCGGGAGCGGCATCTCCGACACATGGCGGTCGGCCCCCCACGAGGCGTGCGGCAAGAATGAGCGTCCACCGCGATGGCCACCAGGCAGATTTCCATTGAATGGCACGCGACCGAAACGTGCCCGCAACGCGTGATCGCCGACCGGGCGGGTCCGCCGGACCGGGCGCCGGACGCCTTCCGTCCGCGCCCGCAGGTGCGCCCGCGACTGTGTTGCGGACGGAAGGTGTCCGCAAGCCCCGCTACGTTGCGTACATGACGAAGACGACGTACCCGGCGGGCCCCGTGCTCGGCGCTCGTGCCCTCAACCGCGCCACTCTCGACCGGCAGTTGCTGCTGCGGCCGTCGTCGATGTCCGCCGGGGCCGCCGTGGAGCATCTGCTCGGGCTCCAGGCGCAGAACGTGAAGCCGCCGTACTACGCGCTGGCCGCCCGTCTCGACGGCTTCGTGCCCGAGGAGTTGTCGACGCTGATGACCGGCCGGGAGGCGGTCCGTATCGTCAGCATGCGTTCCACCATCCACACCCACACCGCCGACGACTGCCTGACGCTCCGGCCGTTCGTCCAGCCCGCCCGCGACCGTGAGCTGACGTACTTCCGCAAGGGCCTCACCGGAGTCGACCTCGACCGGCTCGCCGCCCTCGCCCGCGACCTCGTCGAGGCCGAGCCGCGCACCATGAAGCAGCTGCGCGAGGCCCTCTCCGCCGAGTGGCCGGACGCCGACCCCCAGTCCCTCGCCGTCGCCGCCCGCTGCCGTCTGCCCCTCGTCCAGGTCACCCCGCGCGGACTGTGGGGCAGGAGCGGGCAGGTCGCGCTCACCACCGCCGAGCACTGGCTGGGCCGGCCCGCGCAACCCGCCCCGACGGCGGACTCCGTGGTCCTGCGCTATCTGGCCGCCTTCGGCCCGGCCTCCGTCAAGGACATGCAGACCTGGGCCGGCCTGACCCGGCTGCGCGACGCCTTCGAACGCCTCCGCCCGCGCCTCCTCACCTTCCGGGACGAGCACGGCGTCGAGCTCTTCGACCTCCCCGACGCGCCGCGCCCCGACCCGCACACCCCGGCCCCGCCCCGCTTCCTCCCCGAGTTCGACAACCTCCTCCTCTCCCACGCCGACCGCACCCGGGTCGTCCCGGCCGAGTACTGGGGCCGCTCCTGGCAGGGCAATCAGGCGTACTGCACCCTCCTCGTCGACGGCTTCCTGGCGGGCCTGTGGAAACTGGAGCAGGAAGCCCTGGTCGTCGAGCCCTTCGGCACCCTCAGCAGGGCCC
The sequence above is a segment of the Streptomyces asoensis genome. Coding sequences within it:
- a CDS encoding winged helix DNA-binding domain-containing protein gives rise to the protein MTKTTYPAGPVLGARALNRATLDRQLLLRPSSMSAGAAVEHLLGLQAQNVKPPYYALAARLDGFVPEELSTLMTGREAVRIVSMRSTIHTHTADDCLTLRPFVQPARDRELTYFRKGLTGVDLDRLAALARDLVEAEPRTMKQLREALSAEWPDADPQSLAVAARCRLPLVQVTPRGLWGRSGQVALTTAEHWLGRPAQPAPTADSVVLRYLAAFGPASVKDMQTWAGLTRLRDAFERLRPRLLTFRDEHGVELFDLPDAPRPDPHTPAPPRFLPEFDNLLLSHADRTRVVPAEYWGRSWQGNQAYCTLLVDGFLAGLWKLEQEALVVEPFGTLSRAQRQDVAAEGERMLATMHPGQSYDIRFGTVVRS
- a CDS encoding IclR family transcriptional regulator, with the protein product MTNNAGTSGAAARGRRPPQGEPVIDRAFALLTAFSEDRRSLTLAELSRVTDTPPSTTLRLARRLVHWGALERDADGRYVVGLRLWEVASLAPRAHGLRRVALPYMEDLYEATHQHVLLAVRDGTDALLVERLSAHTAIDVLYRVGGRLPLHSTGVGLVLLAHAGPDFQDEILARALTHEPEGVPLSSAALRRSLAEIRSTGVAVVNRAEPVPLHAVAAPVRGADGEVVAALSVVVPAGHAEPRVLAPALRATARALSRSLGAVTAPPAPAQGGLRRRQ
- a CDS encoding MFS transporter — its product is MTSTSPGPSLTASSARTSERWNRRLVALLVALIWPTQLLAVAGIVTANTTADIAQRFHTTQVAWFSLIVTMVSTLLIPFVIKAGDRYGRRRIMLAMIGLGVVGDIVAAMAGSFWLLLVGRGIAACYAPFAALSFPAVRDLFPARMVKQASAILGGSMGLVGVVGPLLAGWLIDAGGYRAALWFIAGATAVAFVLVALLVPETPRHDFQNGFDWLGGTLLGGGLTAVVYAVGQGGSWGWTSGATLGWTAGGLLALVAFVLVERNSAHPILDLRVLGRRPVALTVSAAAVGQATALAMASMGILLALYPAIPGVSDGLGWTSTHNARIGLTWNLVMLGTGFAAGRLLRKADARLLWGVGLGLGAAGYGLMGLFHADATELVLTACLANLGTGLIVSIAPVLVLGVVSVEEQGQGSGLMQMLFNFFGTVVPAVCFAVLAAHSTVLKGTAFYLDAGYTWVFWTGALILLAALAVSLFIPAPRDPAESDGAPAS